The nucleotide sequence tttttgaGTTTTTAACAATTATTGTCCATTTTTCAGATTTATCTTTAGgggaatttttttcatttggaTCCTCTTCTACTTTATTTGAAATTTGATAGGTCGTATTTTTCCTTATTATTAatcttttttcatattcttttttataaaaatcgtaaatatattcagGCAACTCATTATTCGTTTTGCTCTtcgaatttttatttatatcactacatttgtttttatccTTTTCTTCATATGTATCAAGGACTTTGGAAGTTGAACTCTTTTGGTTATCACAGGATGGTACCTCTCTTTTGAAGCTTTCATTTTTCTCATCTTCTTTCCTTTTAACTTCTTCTATACTAATGTAGTCATTTTTAAACACACTATTATAaatgtttaaatatatagtcCGACAAACCGTATAATCattgtaattatttatttgatttaaaaaatatatattattgtcaTCTTTATATTGACAAAATGTGTTAATAGTATCACTATTTAatgcattatattttgaattataaaaatacgatggatattttatgtttgttatatttatacattcattataattatacaatactgtttcgtttttattacaaacacattttattacataattattgtcaattttattaatacttTCAACAGAACGTATAATTGCATAATTTTCACAAAAATCAATTTTTGGtgttttatcatttatatgtgTATCTGGttctatataaatatattttatttttacatatgatgttatattttttatattttcaagaATGGATAGATAAAGCATTTTCCCtaaatcattattatcGCTTAATAGCAAAATTGAAATacaattatcattttcgcttttttgatttacttgcacattatttatttcagaTGGTAATACTATTCCTTGTCCAATATTACTAGTCTTGTCAATAAGAGTAGCACACCCACTTTCAGTATCAAAATTAAATCCAGAAGCAACCTTATcatacattaaaaaaatgtcttctacatatttatcattatatgagaaaaaattgtaaaattttttaattgttaTATGCTCAGTAAAATATGATTTCCATTTATAATAgttgtttataaaattggtATTATTTGCTTTTGACGCTTGAATTAAggacaaatatataatgtgtatatagtaaaaaaataaatttatatttttataaggatatatattcatattaggCATATccttatttaataaatacgAGCTTTTATAATCAAAAtcacataataaataatcatagtttaaattatttcgaTCTGAATCAAAATGaatagttttatttattgaatCTATATGATCAACTTTCTcgttaataaataatatatttctttctttgcaatatttatataaatcaagATAACTTTCTTTACatgcatttatattttggatATCcttgtttaaaaatataaaactatCCTTcgaaattaatattatatttacgCCTTTTAATTCCCTATTCTCCAAAAAAATGTCGATAAACCTTTTACTCCGAGCCCCAAATCCAATTACAACAATATCAACAACTGGAtcgatttttttacatatccACATTGTGTATAGTTAGTTaaagtaataattttgCTTAGATATGCtataatatgtatgaattattttgaatatattttcttcaacTAATATCTAttatttactattattttgtgttttatttatttgggaaatatcttaaaaaaaagcacAAAATAAATGCCAATCGgaggaaaatatatattgtaaaaattgaaTACTAAATTGCagaatgtaaaaataaatgaaaaatttcaaaaaatgaaataacaaaattaagtattttttaagaGCTTTCTTTGAAAAATCAGGAAATtgcataaataattaaaacaccttttttattttgtttgatTTATAACTACTTTTTAGCACGCCTTTTTCAATGCATTTCGGCACCGTCATGAATAGGAAAATACATCAAATTAATGTAGAATGGGATATGATGttatactatatttttttcgtgaAATTGCTTATATAggcacatatatttttttttaatttccaCTATTTCCTTATATAAGTATACTACATAccttttattatcaaatagtaataatttgTGTGATATATTAATAGAAAGATTAATTCAAAggagagaaaaaaataatataaaatgtaaaaatctATTGCATGTGTAATTAATATggaaatttatttgtataaattataaatatatttaatataagaaaatacatataagtaatatacatatatattacacatTTATTTAGCATTGCTTATTTggtatataatttgaacgtcatagaaaaaaagatttattatattgttttaacaattatcttttatttttgaattatatttttgtagtAATATTAGAGGTGTTATATCTTTTCCGTTTATGGGTTTAATAAAACTTGAACTCAAATAGTTTAATCTATTTTAGGTGCTAACTGctgaaatatttatcagCATGAACAAATTGAAAGTAATACATTAGCATATGTCCAGGATGCGGAGCATATGGTAGATGAACTGTAACACAAAATGATGaccaaatgaaaaagaacaACAAAAGAAAACTACAAATTCTAAAATTCGAATAGATAAAAAAGACGACAAAATAATTCAGACATATTTGACCAatacaatattatatatgttttcctttattttcaaatgtatacaaaaatataatgatgtTTTGTGAGTATTTGGACAGAATAAATGAACAAATATAGTAAAtcatcaatatattttttatttttattaaaaaaaatatatatgataaatatatattggatagcacaaaaatatatccataCACCATactatatgtaaaaaataaataataaaataaatttttttcaaattaaaaaattaaaattttaaaacactTTCAggtatattaaaatgggTAAACGTGATAAGGAagtatatagaaaaaaaaattaacaaaaaatttttttaaattatatttatttgataaaaatattttatatgattaccatataaatatatttatttttctgcGTTTCTTCGGACTTTACCTATCcgtacacatatatattaaaaaataaaataataaattttgtataaaataaaaactctacaatattaaattatgttatttaacataaaatgatatcgttgaaaaaatataattaattaaaagaaacaaaatgattaattatatattatacatacataataaaaaataataatgaaacaaatatcataaattaaataaaggaTTCACAGCGAATGTACATTTACTCTGATATTTTCTAaatgcatttttaaaatctgtttcatcattttcctATTTTTGAAGTTGATAAAACATATTCGTTTTGTTATACTACATAGAGTTATTGCTTCTGCAATTTCTACAActgctattattattgttctattttttcaagtgcaatatatatgtttgtgACTATGCGTATACACAGTGTGttcttaatataattttcatttatttaatcTGTTGGTAAAGCATGGtggcatttttttttcgttttttttcattatagaaagttaaaaataaatataagatTCTGTCTTTATCTTAAATTGCattatatcaaataatatatttcagtATATTCccctattttattttgtttttccgATTTGTTTACATATAcgatatatgcatatatacatttttaattttcaatagttatattaatttcatttttgtttttgttcTATGACATTTTAATGTTCCGTTAATGCTATTATAATACTATTCTCATGctgatttattaattatatatatagtcaCATATCAATCATTAATTTTAgcttgaaatatatattacaattGTGTGGGGAAAGTTTCTATACTTTTCACTTCCCTCACCTTTTTTCTGCATATACACAGCATACATCAAATTCGTTAATATTCAATTGGACACTTTTACACCACAATtcaaatacataaaaatatcataacatttcttttataaaaaatatattttcgaagtttgttaattttttatactttatgaagcaaaaatgaatttactAGCAATTATTTTAACCAGACACGGAGATGAAACTACATTCCTTTGTACAGCAACAGATTTgaataagtaaaaaaaaataataataatatttatattctataataatattgtatttttgttGATTTTTAGTTAATCATCACTGAAACACATTATTCATGCACTCCTTTGCAAATTATGCATAagtgtttatatttatttcttacaCGAAAAAGCACAACATACATACACATATGCTTGAGCCCGATAATATGTATTGATgcgcatatatatatgagtgcacatatttatttatttcccCCTTTTTAGctattcttttattaaaaaaaaagcatttAAAGAAGCTGCATTTTTTGTTGCTAGAACAATTCCTTCAAGGGTTAGTAAATATAGACTTATTTATTACTACTATAATtagttcatattttaatttaatgtatatatcttatatattttattatattttttaacttaaCCAGATCGAATATGATGTAAAGGAAATTATAACTCATGAAAGCAATATTGTTTTTGCATTTAAATACTCTGATAATATTTGCCCCGTGGTAATAGCAACTGATGATTATCCTGAGaggtattttttaaattttttataaaaaattatcacaATTCGCTTTTTATTCTATTGCATATTATGGAtttatttacttattttttatttttatttctcttTACTCAAATCAGGGTAgcattttatatgattaaCGAAATATACATGGATTTCATACGCTCAATACCTAAAAACATATGGAGCGAAGTGAAAGAagacaataaaatatcatttaatttaaatcattatttatcGAAATATAAAGTATGTACTTTTTTAAGAATGAAAATAGTTTCTAGAACATATGCCCAAGTTCTTTCGAATAAGTATTGATGTTAACTGTTGTGTGCaaatatgaatttattaatttcgcaaatattttcattttttaggACCCTTTAGCATGTGATGCTATAACTCAaacaaatatgaaaataagcGAGAATGTTGTaagttaataaataattatattaatagttacaaattatatgaCAAGCATGTAGATATATGTATGCTTTTAATTAAtggcatatataaaagagaaacgtgaaaaatattttttctcatataatttgtattattaaaattggatatattacatattttgtatttttaattattaaaggCAAAAGTAAGAGTAACTATGGACGCACTTATTAGGAATAGAGAAAATTTAGACGTGCTTGTTGACAAGAGCAAGGATCTTTCGAGTATTTAtactttaataaatttaataatttatgcaATTGTTTATAAACAATTAGTTTGTTCTCGttttaatgaatatatgcaatatatAGTATGCCATTTAATTGTTTTACTTTTATAACTATGTGTCTATGCTTTTCTATCATGTTTTGTtctcattttatttattttttgataggTACAACAAAACAATTATTCAAACAAAGCAAAAAACTTAAAAGGAAGCAATGCTGTCAGCTTATGTGAGATTTTCCTTACCATGTTTgatttttgttaatataattcgattgtgtatttttattttttttattttatttttttttataacacaATTAGGtttttattcaattttttaaaattttaattaaaaatagcgcttacattaattataatatttgaaatagaaataataatgtgcatattatatatcgCTATTTCCGTTTTCATTACtacttttttgttataacatttttttaatgtatatataatggatgaattattattttaaaccATATACTtctcaataaaaaaaatctaaaaaaataaaaagacatCAAAATAGATAATGTATTAAAGATACCATAgcttaaaataaaagcatGAAAAATGCTGAACTtagtaaaatatagaaataatttataaaaaaaaatacctACGAAATGAACTGTACGTAgccatatataaaaaaactaatGTGTGCATATTCAGAAGGATagaataacaaaataatttcatcaaagaaagaaaagaaCTTCGAGTCGTTCATtcttgatatatttatgtaatgAATATGTGTTAATGCTAAATATCCTATTAGACAGTTTATATATGAACCCTCCAAAAAGGtagtataataaatgtaaagCAAAATGAATGCCaataaaaaggaagaaaTACCCATATTATATAGCCCAATCGAAAAAAGCTTGTATGGGAAATTAAATAACCCTATAGagccatatatatatttagagAATTCTTTACCTTCGagtgaaaaaaagaaaaaattaaatcgTCGAATAAGTTTTAGTAGTTTTTCAAATACTACTTGTAGTGATATATTAAAgctaaataattatttagatataaaaagcaatatattattattatcattgaACAATTATTCTTTTAAAGTGGGGTTAGTAAATAAATACGATTATACATTACAAAGTTTAAGATTACCtcaaatggaaataatcGAAACATGGAGGGAATTAGGATATATGTACCCcccatataaaaattatgatattttAGAAGAGTGTATTTATCATTGTtttagtaatatatataaaatggatTTAAAAGATCAggatttatttattcccctttctagtaaaaataatatgaaggATTTTTCAGCTATTGgtgatattttatttaattcatttcAGGTGAAAAATCTTGCATTTAAAGAGCCTTCATTTGTGTCctctttaattatattagaagaattaaaaaatataaaatcagGAATACAAATCTATAGAgaagaaacaaataaagaatGCGACTTTATATGCTATAACGATAATAGTAACAATAATGATGTATATGACGAAAATCACTATGAGGAAATATTAAACAAGGATAACATAGATAACGAAGAAGAGGCAAGTCAGATTGAAAGTAGTTCATGCAATTTATATTCCACTGAAAAccataataataagaaaCGAAAACAAATGTCtaatgaacaaaataaaaaaaatgaccCAAAAGACggcataaaaaataatggaaaagAAAAGTATTCAAATGAATCCTTGATAAAACTAAGAGAATtagatatttttaattttacatCTCTTCTTGTAAATATTGGAAGTACAAAAACAACATGTACCCCCGTTATTAATGGAATTCCATTACCTGACTTAACTAGCATATATTACATAGGAGGATATGATATAGACAATCAAATTTATgatgaaatgaaaaaaaacgaaatgCATCAAAAAGAAATCTCAATGAATATAGCAAAAATtgcaaaagaaaaaagagtATTTACTCCCcaaaataaagatgaatctgaatatttatctatactttataataaaaatccaaaaaattattttataaattcatatgaattatattttaataaaatatttgcatCCGCAGTAAATTCAAcagaaatttttttttcacaatattatttagataattatttaaaaacagactcatataataatttgcataaatatgacattaattttaatcCAATTCTTACACAAACAACTTTGCCTTTAGCTATTTATAATACAATACAAAAATGCCCTATAGATTTCAGaaaagaattatttaataatatttatcttACAGGCGGTTCGAGTATTATACCCGGATTTAGACAAAGACTAGAAAATGAGTTGTACGAATTTATGAATAGTAAAGAATTTTACAATAAAACAGTAATTAATGTTCATGCTTTGAAAAGAAAacttttacaaaaatattccaTATATGTTGGATCGCACTATTTTTTAgaattttttgattattataaatataatataagtaAGCACGATTACGAGGAATATGGGGAAAGTATCCTCGAAAAATTAAGCTTACAAGGAAAGTTGttgtattaattttttttttttttgcatataaaaagtaaatgCAATTGAATTAAGCTAGAATTTTTTACTGCCACTATTTTGCATATTCATACAAAGGTATGCAACTATGAGTTTTATTTTCGAAAATCCATAAATTATTCTTCTAAATgcttatattaaattttatagttatccatttttataaataaattatcaatGTAAAGATAATTccaaataaaacatttacAAACAAATTCGCTATTgtttatacataatttctttattatatatataatatatatgctgaTAATTACTAAATGgttatatagaaaatggtGTTCATTTGGGGGGGCGACAATTTGtggtatttttttcattgcaatttttttttttgaaaaaaactaATGCCTACTACCACAGTAAAGACGtcaattaaattattgataataaaattttttaataataggGTTTGAGTAAAAATTGTTGTTAAattgtttaattttttttcagtatTTACTTTTggtaattttaatattttgaaacaaaaataataagatgaaagtatttgatatatttgtatgaaTTAtcgttttgtttttttactatttattattaatataattaaatttaatttatttaattttttcataagtTCATTTACTTTTCTTATCaatttatgaataaatattattgatattattttgtttaagaataaaataactaCCCCCTACTAAAAAAACGTGTTTGTACATTTTTTACGTATAAAACtaatattcaaatatagTAACATGtcattaaatatgtaaGATTGCATATCCATTCATAAATGAGTTCACGCAATAAAAACAACAGTATTATTATCCCCTTTTTGATTGGGACATTAGCAAGTTTTGCagtaaattattatttacataataGAAAAGATGTAGACGAATTTATAAAGCAACATGCCGATAAAATATTGTCAAagcttataaaaaattacaagaGAAAACAATCTGAAGATGATAATATTCCCAACGATTGCCCAGGTATCGATAGTGAAAATGCTGGAAAGTCCAAAGCATGTGATGGTTGCCcaaatagaaaaatttgCAATGACccagaattaaaaaaacaaaaagaaaatgaaaaaaatcaaatttttaatgaaattcaagaaaacttaaaaaacgttaaatataaaatacttATTTTATCGGGAAAAGGTGGTGTAGGTAAATCAACAATTGCATCACAATTAGCTTTTGCACTATCACATTTGAATTATGATGTTGGTCTATTGGATATTGACATATGTGGGCCATCTATACCTGTTCTAACAAAAACAATTGATAGCGATGTAAATTATGGTATAAATGGCTGGATCccaatttacaaaaataatttatctaTTATGTCTGTTGGATATTTATTGCCTAATTTTGATGATCCAGTAATATGGAGAGGccccaaaaaaaatggattaaTTAAACAATTCTTATGTGATGTATATTGGAAAAATTTAgactttttaattattgaTACACCACCTGGAACAAGTGATGAGCATTTAACTATATGTTCATATTTGAAGGATAATTTAGATGGTTGTTTAATTGTTACAACTCCTCATATTTTGTCAATATATGatgttaaaaaagaaatcgaattttgtaaaaaaactAATATTCCTATTTTAGGTgttattgaaaatatgttCCAATCAATATTCGTATCAAATTATACTGTTCAAAATATGTGCTCTGATATGAATGTAGATTATGCTGGGCATGTTACTTTTGATCAAAGTCTCATTGATGCTTGCCACCAAGGAATAGGGTGTTGTGACatagataaaaattgtacTTCATCTAAAGAGATTTTCTCAATATGCAAATTTTTAGctcaaaaattatacacaAAATATTCGAATCAAATAGACCATATTGAAACTCAACAACTGACTACCGATCAAACTGCTATTGATAATACTGAccaaaatgataaaaacgATTTGATTCAAgaaaaaagtgaaaataaCCAATTGGATGAAGCAGAGAATATCATGacagaaaatgaaaatttatccAAAACTCAAGTACtcgaaaaaattatacgtGATGTTGTTTCAATCGTTGATGAAAAGTAAGGGGAGTATGAACGCGTTATGGTATAATACAAGATattacattatattttatcatactTATtcgttttatttgttttttttaatttaaatttacttttttttaaatcgcattatattttgaaaaataatgctaattatattaatttagtatattgtttgtaaaaaaatgccACTTcatagtattttttttgtacaaaaaagttttaattataaaccattttttaatatattgaaacatgaaaaaaaaaatagagcTTTTAGGTGGCTCATAGATGTCATCATGTGTGCGCACACATGATGCTCTTATAATGCAATGACTGTTTTTGTACTTgaaattttgaatatatccCGATTTGTGAAACttagtatatttttacttccACAACTAAAACATATAtggaattttattttttggttGCTTGCGCcatttttgatttataaTACCTAAAAAAGGggaaaaatgaatattattaatagaGGCTTATGATAATGATGGTAGAAAAATTGGAATGTATGTACCCTACTgactattatatatatatgaccacgaatttaaattaaaaaatattaaagattacatattttttgttttttactTACTTTCTGCTTTCGACATAGAATGAATTTGGGTGATTTCCTACCCCATCTCCAGGAGAGTTTGGGTGGGTTTCcgtaaaaaatttaacacAAGCTAATTGATAttcgttattttttttaaatggcATTATAGCTTTAATCTGATCATCATTTAACccaaagaaaaaaaggagACTTTTTAAATGCGGCtcatcaaaatttttaaaagggCAACCATGTGTGTCCCCACTGGATGGAATaggaaaattattaattatttttgaacAATTATATGGAGTAAaatctgttttttttccttcttTACCATACATATAACGTATAGTATATCGATGTTctttatcaaatttatcTGGTTGCATCCATATTGATCTATTAGTTTGAATATTTTCGTCAAGTGTCATTCCTGCGCCTTTAAGAAATAGCCATAATTGTTGTCTTCCCCAATGTTTTAAATGCTTgtcttttatataattaacaaATATTCGACGCATACATGGAGGAAAggattgtttatatatgctaTACAAATTTTGGGGCATCAATCTTGTATCTTCTGTATGCTCATAATTTTGTCTAAAATCTTTTGCCACATAAGCTTTTGGTAACGCTGCCAAAAAGGATGATATTCTACTATCGTTTTGTACATCTAGAAGTAGCTTTTCATTTTGctctaaatatttaaaagattcttgaatgtttattttaaattgagTAATTAATATTGCATCTAAGTATGTATCTGGGACATATGCAATCCCTTTTTCAACACATACTTTATGGTCTttaactaaaaaatatgcgtctggaaaaaatggaactttaaataatttttctatagTTTCTCTATTTTGAATAAACgctgtatatttattccatTTATCAGTATTACTGCTGTCCGTAGTAGCACTACCAATATAAGCCACTGAAGGCTTTGGAATATaatcataatttaaattttctcgttttaataaatatattaatccTCTTTCGCTTTCACCTAAATTATCTTGATTAAgaacatttatattttttagttcATTTAATCGAAAtgtaaacaattttaattcttgttttaaaaaccatttttgtttttctttatcttttgaaaatgctattcttaatatataatgagaTAATAAATCGgtcattataatattttccatttcttCTTTACTATAGTTTTTCATAGATTGAATaccaaatttatattcatatattttctgtCTGATTTGTTTAGTTTTATTCTCCAtcgaattatttttatctagTTTTTTATAACCGTCACCactaatattattactatcgTGGTGATCTTTCTCTTCTCCAATTGTGTACGTATCGAAAAATTGCAACAGAGCTAGCCGTTTTGCTCCGATTTCTTGAAAATTACTTAAACTGCAATGACCAAATATAGGaggatatttatataaacttATAGGCATATTAAAAGGATATATACaagaataataatcaaaaaatgttttcttCTTATCctcatttatttcataatttttaattgtaatattttGGAGTTTCTTTTCGTTTAGTTTCTCCTTGTTGGCTATCGAGCCATTTATGGATCGCTTTCgtattatcattttgtatttttcaaGTTTTGTAATGCTATTTATAGTGTGCTTTCCGCTTCGGATTGTCGttgatattttaaatatacttACGGTTAGTACATCAAGTGATGGTTTAAAGCTAAATTTTCACATACACACATGcatatgcatttatatgtgtatctattttacaaaatatgatatatgctattattgtaatgattttttaaaggaATATTTCTACGCTTCATCCTTTAAAGTATTAAAAGAgtaatgttttaaaataaaaataattgagCATCCATCgaattcaaaaaaagagaaaatataCGATATGCTAATTACACATTTTGATGGGTTTAGCACTTCTTttagtatttttataaaagaaaatggaaaaattagaaaaagtttatttattttaataaaattctcatataattaacattttttatccaaacaaaaaaatttgaactTATATCTAAAATatgagaataaaaaaagtcaTTGCAAAATCTTATGCTCcgaataattataatattcttttttgtttctcTTTCGCGcgttttttattgtataatattaaaagaaaaataataaataaatgtgttatttttttcacacaCGCATATTGATATTTAACTATAtacttaatatataatatttataattaaaggggttatttcatattactttaattaaatttggcatttatctttaaaaatgtataactgtttttttaagtattcTTATCAGGTCTTTCTCATAAGCAGGAATACATTCTTTATGTggctttttaatataaaattataactctatataattaaagtTTATCTTCAAAAAAGATaagaaagaaatataatatgcttTAAAAGTGAACAGAGAAAATATtggaaaatacaaataagagagcatttatatattttattaagtttttcattatttttattttatggggataattttataatatatcataaaaatacaaatttttttttaaaatattgttttttaaaatgtctATAAAGAcctaataatattttattatggaAACGTTTTGAGaatatgaatttatttaaaatacgTTGtaaacagaaaaaaaaaaatatatatcataaaatcaatatatacatatattatgtgtGTGTGTATGTTTATaccattatttataaaacaattttttaagtgGCTTgcgttttatttttgatttcATTCCAattaaagaataaaatacatactATGGTTGCTTCAAAATAATTGtgatatatatcattacaaatggaaaaaagGGGGGGAAATTAAAGGAACACCCAAAACTATTGTCACTATTTTTCTCGTAGTaggtttttttatatttataaaggtataatcatatatataagataT is from Plasmodium chabaudi chabaudi strain AS genome assembly, chromosome: 8 and encodes:
- a CDS encoding DNA primase large subunit, putative — protein: MIIRKRSINGSIANKEKLNEKKLQNITIKNYEINEDKKKTFFDYYSCIYPFNMPISLYKYPPIFGHCSLSNFQEIGAKRLALLQFFDTYTIGEEKDHHDSNNISGDGYKKLDKNNSMENKTKQIRQKIYEYKFGIQSMKNYSKEEMENIIMTDLLSHYILRIAFSKDKEKQKWFLKQELKLFTFRLNELKNINVLNQDNLGESERGLIYLLKRENLNYDYIPKPSVAYIGSATTDSSNTDKWNKYTAFIQNRETIEKLFKVPFFPDAYFLVKDHKVCVEKGIAYVPDTYLDAILITQFKINIQESFKYLEQNEKLLLDVQNDSRISSFLAALPKAYVAKDFRQNYEHTEDTRLMPQNLYSIYKQSFPPCMRRIFVNYIKDKHLKHWGRQQLWLFLKGAGMTLDENIQTNRSIWMQPDKFDKEHRYTIRYMYGKEGKKTDFTPYNCSKIINNFPIPSSGDTHGCPFKNFDEPHLKSLLFFFGLNDDQIKAIMPFKKNNEYQLACVKFFTETHPNSPGDGVGNHPNSFYVESRKYYKSKMAQATKK